One window from the genome of Acidihalobacter ferrooxydans encodes:
- a CDS encoding glycosyltransferase family 2 protein: MRESHRVSVVVPVFNRAGLLPETLECIFGQTHPADEIIVVNDGSTDTTSQVLTSFSSRIRVIDIANSGDMVAKNVGLKHANGDLVAFCDSDDLWMPEYLQEMTRFWSLWSGITVAYADFCEVHDGVWQSESKFQQAPEGFWDDLRTLEGEHGCLERSFVSSLLQYQPFFPSCMMVDRKRFLAAGGWDESVGRVVGCDFATHLQRVDDPPIGVLRRPLVGIRKHAQNFSGDNLRMELGDAYVLQTILDRRDGLARFESEIQRSIQSRLLAAFEIAYARGDLDLVRELRGKIDESVLGRTHWLKYTIARLPSSLRDPLWRSTVLAGTAKGRWRGKKRTAH, translated from the coding sequence ATGCGTGAATCCCATCGCGTTAGTGTGGTGGTTCCGGTATTCAATCGTGCCGGGTTGCTGCCCGAAACGCTGGAATGTATTTTCGGGCAAACGCATCCGGCCGATGAGATTATCGTTGTCAACGATGGCTCCACCGACACCACATCACAGGTATTGACCTCTTTTTCGAGTCGCATCAGAGTCATCGATATCGCCAATTCCGGTGATATGGTGGCGAAAAACGTCGGCCTTAAGCACGCTAATGGCGATTTGGTTGCATTTTGCGATAGTGACGATCTCTGGATGCCGGAATATTTGCAGGAAATGACACGATTCTGGTCGTTGTGGTCAGGCATTACGGTCGCCTATGCAGATTTTTGCGAAGTACACGATGGCGTGTGGCAATCAGAATCAAAATTCCAGCAAGCACCCGAAGGCTTCTGGGATGACTTGCGTACGCTAGAAGGCGAGCACGGTTGTCTTGAACGGTCTTTCGTCAGCAGCCTGCTTCAGTATCAGCCGTTTTTTCCCTCATGCATGATGGTCGACCGGAAACGTTTCCTGGCCGCAGGCGGCTGGGACGAGAGCGTGGGAAGAGTCGTCGGTTGCGACTTCGCTACCCATTTGCAACGGGTCGATGATCCGCCGATAGGCGTTCTGCGGCGTCCATTGGTCGGCATCCGTAAGCATGCGCAAAATTTCTCCGGCGATAATTTGCGTATGGAGTTGGGCGATGCGTACGTTCTGCAAACGATCCTTGACAGACGCGATGGACTTGCGCGGTTTGAAAGTGAAATTCAGCGGTCGATACAGTCCCGCCTCCTCGCTGCCTTCGAGATTGCTTACGCGCGGGGCGATCTGGATCTGGTGCGAGAACTGCGCGGGAAGATCGATGAAAGTGTATTGGGTCGGACGCACTGGCTGAAATACACCATTGCCCGTTTGCCAAGCTCTCTGCGTGATCCGCTTTGGCGTTCGACCGTGCTGGCAGGCACGGCCAAAGGCCGCTGGCGGGGCAAAAAGAGGACGGCACATTGA
- a CDS encoding glycosyltransferase, whose protein sequence is MIHFLVFFSNDAGDTEFGRALKRISVEHEIFSCWVDMSYQSRLKHLLVNLPRLAICAAKMASISLSCKTTPEYAVLGSDIEIMAYVVMRSIKRKKTQIAFSSFIFTQRNSRFLNFIRRLYYSILLDRAAVVVVHSTLELERYSKLFPKAQKKFRFIPWSGYLEQRSNLIEIAKNNKNKSFTIISAGRSGRDYATLYASIKKIDPMLNIDVEIKIVCDHLASSFTSEGLFRSRITVLQNHYGMNYLREITKADIVIIPLGVSDISAGQMVLIQSMALAKAIIVTDVPTIRDYVTHRHDAWLVKPYDADDLGNAILTLMSDGKLRDDLGQRASETYDTNHNVEAQLNKLVSELTPIVPA, encoded by the coding sequence ATGATTCATTTTCTGGTTTTTTTCTCAAATGATGCGGGGGATACAGAATTCGGGCGAGCGCTTAAGCGCATCTCAGTCGAACATGAGATTTTCTCATGCTGGGTCGACATGTCATATCAGAGTCGACTCAAGCATCTCCTGGTGAATCTCCCTCGCCTCGCTATCTGTGCTGCAAAAATGGCCTCAATTTCACTCTCTTGCAAAACAACGCCGGAATATGCAGTTCTGGGTAGTGATATTGAAATCATGGCGTATGTGGTTATGCGCTCAATAAAGCGGAAAAAAACACAAATAGCTTTCTCAAGCTTTATTTTCACGCAAAGAAATTCACGATTCCTTAATTTTATAAGAAGACTGTACTATAGCATTCTTCTTGATCGGGCAGCGGTCGTTGTCGTCCACTCTACACTTGAGTTGGAGCGATATTCCAAACTATTCCCGAAAGCACAGAAAAAATTTCGATTTATTCCCTGGTCTGGTTACCTGGAGCAGCGTTCCAATTTGATCGAGATAGCCAAAAACAACAAAAACAAATCTTTCACTATTATCAGCGCTGGTAGATCCGGACGCGACTATGCGACCCTGTATGCATCAATTAAAAAAATCGATCCGATGCTGAATATTGATGTTGAAATAAAAATAGTTTGCGATCATCTGGCATCATCATTTACGTCGGAAGGGTTATTCAGATCCAGGATAACAGTTCTGCAGAATCATTACGGCATGAATTATTTGAGAGAAATCACCAAGGCCGATATCGTGATCATACCGCTGGGTGTCAGCGACATATCGGCTGGTCAGATGGTTCTTATACAATCCATGGCCCTCGCCAAAGCAATCATTGTTACCGATGTCCCCACAATCCGGGATTATGTGACACACCGTCACGATGCCTGGCTGGTCAAACCTTACGATGCCGACGATTTGGGGAACGCTATCCTAACCTTGATGTCAGACGGCAAACTCAGGGATGATCTCGGTCAGAGGGCAAGCGAAACTTACGATACGAATCATAATGTAGAGGCTCAACTGAACAAGCTTGTTTCAGAATTGACGCCAATTGTGCCGGCTTAA
- a CDS encoding oligosaccharide flippase family protein translates to MNWFGVRFPENFNAIPETGVDCGWQALRKQGTVAARTAFGAAWIIGWRFVNRFLGIISTLILVRLLVPADFGVVALAMGFVQGLQQLAELGTENAIIRADMPDRQLYNTGFTINVLRGFGVAVILLIIAVPAGHFFNSPHFTQVTFVAAAVSAISSLQNIGVVDYRRYMAFDKEFLLKLLPRLISVSTAISLAFVLRDYWALIIAILVSVVVDTLLSYVLHPYRPGLTLAGWPRMASYSTLLWLSNIAGLLGGLGTKSTITKMTNVGALGLFEVAHEVAQLPSSELVGPLTRAMFSGLSEVRTQADRGASLLIKMMTTMNLVVMPLGVGLSLVAEPAIRLAFGEKWLGAVPLLQVLALGARSQFSVR, encoded by the coding sequence ATGAACTGGTTTGGCGTGCGCTTTCCTGAAAATTTCAACGCCATCCCCGAAACCGGCGTCGATTGTGGTTGGCAAGCGCTGAGAAAACAGGGCACGGTGGCGGCGCGCACCGCCTTCGGCGCGGCCTGGATCATCGGCTGGCGTTTCGTCAACCGTTTTCTGGGTATTATCAGTACCCTGATCCTGGTGCGCTTGCTGGTGCCGGCGGATTTCGGCGTGGTGGCACTGGCCATGGGTTTCGTGCAGGGCTTGCAGCAACTGGCCGAGCTCGGCACCGAAAACGCGATCATCCGGGCCGACATGCCGGACCGGCAGCTCTACAACACCGGCTTTACCATCAACGTGTTGCGCGGTTTCGGCGTGGCCGTGATATTGCTCATCATCGCTGTCCCGGCGGGCCATTTCTTCAATAGCCCGCATTTTACCCAGGTCACCTTCGTGGCCGCGGCGGTCAGCGCCATCTCCAGTCTGCAGAACATCGGCGTGGTCGATTATCGCCGTTATATGGCCTTCGACAAGGAGTTTCTGCTCAAGCTGCTGCCGCGTCTGATTTCGGTGAGCACGGCCATCAGCCTCGCCTTCGTGTTACGCGATTACTGGGCGTTGATCATCGCCATTCTGGTCAGCGTCGTCGTCGATACGCTGCTCAGTTATGTGCTGCATCCTTATCGCCCCGGCTTGACCCTCGCCGGCTGGCCCCGCATGGCTTCGTATTCGACGCTGCTGTGGCTGTCCAATATCGCCGGATTGCTGGGTGGATTGGGTACCAAGTCGACCATCACAAAAATGACGAATGTCGGCGCCCTGGGCTTGTTTGAGGTGGCCCACGAAGTCGCGCAGCTACCCAGTTCGGAACTGGTCGGTCCGTTGACGCGAGCGATGTTCTCTGGTTTGTCTGAGGTGCGTACCCAGGCCGATCGGGGCGCATCATTGCTGATAAAAATGATGACCACCATGAATCTCGTGGTGATGCCGCTTGGCGTGGGTCTGTCACTGGTGGCCGAACCGGCGATCCGCCTGGCCTTTGGTGAAAAATGGCTGGGCGCGGTGCCCTTGCTGCAGGTCTTGGCGCTGGGGGCGCGGTCTCAATTTTCGGTGAGATGA
- a CDS encoding glycosyltransferase family 4 protein, producing MKRRQEQGAVLLIASNFPPVIGGSARVYAQLAREADGRIRVLSARRSYVDGRELSSWQAFDKTQPYLIERLDMLRTPLTRGGEYAWPQKLRLHLGELALRMRLMATLFRRVYLGPIRSVCIGELVANGWIAQWLRYWPGIRTVIYVHGEELTTEDGYDADGARRRGFLRAADAVIAVSRFTQQTLHRFAGDDLPVKVISNGVDFARFSRAESGHWRGRLGWEGCFVFLSVCRLVEKKGVDHALRAFARIARRRPEVRYLVAGQGEDEPRLRDIAEQEGIADRVVFAGRVEEADLPACYRTGDVFVMPNRRLPNGDTEGFGLVFLEANAAGLPVIAGRDGGSVDAVRDAYNGLVVEGASVDAVEAAMLRLLDDAGLRRRLTQNGLRHAHENDWSHKSREFLQLCLGET from the coding sequence ATGAAGCGCCGGCAAGAGCAGGGCGCAGTGCTTCTGATAGCGAGTAATTTCCCGCCGGTGATCGGCGGTTCGGCGCGCGTGTATGCCCAGCTCGCGCGGGAGGCCGACGGGCGCATTCGCGTGCTGTCCGCGCGCCGTTCCTATGTCGATGGCCGCGAACTGTCGAGCTGGCAGGCTTTCGATAAAACCCAACCATATCTTATCGAGCGACTGGACATGTTGCGTACGCCTTTGACGCGTGGCGGGGAGTACGCCTGGCCGCAAAAATTGCGACTGCATCTCGGTGAGCTGGCTTTGCGGATGCGCCTCATGGCGACCTTATTCAGGCGTGTGTACCTGGGGCCGATACGCAGTGTCTGCATCGGGGAACTGGTGGCCAATGGCTGGATCGCACAATGGCTCAGGTACTGGCCGGGCATCCGGACAGTGATCTATGTCCATGGTGAGGAGTTGACCACCGAGGATGGCTACGATGCCGATGGCGCGCGGCGTCGGGGTTTTCTGCGGGCAGCCGATGCCGTCATCGCAGTCAGCCGCTTCACGCAGCAAACGCTGCATCGTTTCGCCGGAGATGACCTTCCGGTCAAGGTGATTAGCAACGGGGTCGACTTCGCGCGCTTCTCCCGGGCCGAAAGCGGGCATTGGCGTGGCCGTCTCGGCTGGGAGGGCTGTTTCGTTTTCTTGAGCGTCTGCCGCCTGGTGGAAAAAAAAGGGGTTGATCACGCGCTGCGGGCGTTCGCGCGTATTGCCAGGCGCCGCCCCGAGGTGCGTTACCTGGTCGCCGGTCAGGGCGAAGATGAACCGAGGTTGCGAGATATCGCTGAGCAGGAAGGCATCGCTGATCGCGTGGTTTTCGCCGGGCGGGTAGAAGAAGCGGATCTTCCGGCCTGCTACCGTACGGGCGATGTCTTCGTGATGCCCAACCGCAGATTGCCCAATGGCGATACGGAAGGCTTCGGTCTGGTGTTTCTGGAGGCGAACGCCGCCGGTCTGCCGGTCATCGCTGGGCGGGACGGCGGCAGCGTGGACGCGGTGCGCGATGCGTACAACGGCCTGGTGGTCGAGGGCGCTTCGGTCGATGCTGTCGAGGCGGCGATGCTGCGGTTGCTGGACGACGCCGGGCTGCGCCGGCGATTGACGCAGAACGGCCTGCGTCATGCGCACGAGAACGACTGGTCCCACAAGAGCCGGGAATTTCTGCAACTGTGTCTGGGCGAAACATGA